The Oncorhynchus mykiss isolate Arlee chromosome 28, USDA_OmykA_1.1, whole genome shotgun sequence genome includes a window with the following:
- the LOC110508819 gene encoding carbonic anhydrase-related protein isoform X1 — translation MADSMTEESDYYPGKDDLDWGYQEVGKEPKEGVEWGLLFPDANGEYQSPINLNSREARYDPSLLDVGLTPNYVVCRDCEVINDGHTARIILRSKSVVTGGPLPSDHEYELHEVRFHWGKENQRGSEHTVNFKAFPMELHLIHWNTTLFNSVEEALAKKNGVLIIALFVQIGKEHLGLKAITEVLQDLQYKGKTKIIPCFNPNTLLPDPLLRDYWIYEGSLTTPPCSENVTWILYRYPLTISQLQIEEFRRLRSHLKGAELPEGNDGMLGDNFRPTQPLSDRTVRAAFQ, via the exons ATGGCAGACAGCATGACTGAGGAGTCTGACTACTACCCTGGGAAGGATGATCTGGACTGGGGATATCAGGAAG TAGGTAAAGAACCCAAAGAAG GTGTAGAGTGGGGTTTGCTGTTCCCTGATGCGAATGGGGAGTACCAGTCCCCGATCAACCTGAACTCCCGGGAGGCCCGTTATGACCCCTCTCTCCTGGACGTGGGGCTCACGCCCAATTATGTGGTGTGTCGGGACTGTGAGGTCATCAACGATGGACACACCGCACGCATCATTCTGAGGTCCAAATCAG TGGTAACTGGTGGCCCATTGCCAAGTGACCACGAGTATGAGCTGCATGAGGTGCGCTTCCATTGGGGCAAGGAGAACCAGCGGGGGTCAGAACACACCGTCAACTTTAAGGCCTTCCCCATGGAG CTCCATCTGATCCACTGGAACACAACGCTGTTCAACAGTGTGGAAGAAGCCCTGGCGAAGAAGAACGGAGTTCTCATCATCGCTCTGTTTGTGCAG ATAGGGAAGGAGCATCTGGGGTTGAAGGCCATAACAGAAGTGCTGCAGGACCTACAATACAAG GGGAAGACCAAAATAATACCGTGCTTCAATCCCAACACACTACTTCCTG ACCCCCTCCTGAGAGACTACTGGATATATGAGGGCTCCCTGACCACACCTCCATGTAGTGAGAACGTCACCTGGATCCTGTACCGCTACCCACTCACTATCTCACAGTTACAA atTGAGGAGTTCAGGAGGCTGAGGTCCCATCTAAAAGGTGCTGAGCTTCCTGAGGGAAACGATGGGATGTTGGGAGACAACTTCCGCCCCACTCAGCCCCTTAGTGACAGGACGGTCCGGGCTGCCTTCCAGTGA
- the LOC110508819 gene encoding carbonic anhydrase-related protein isoform X2 yields the protein MADSMTEESDYYPGKDDLDWGYQEGVEWGLLFPDANGEYQSPINLNSREARYDPSLLDVGLTPNYVVCRDCEVINDGHTARIILRSKSVVTGGPLPSDHEYELHEVRFHWGKENQRGSEHTVNFKAFPMELHLIHWNTTLFNSVEEALAKKNGVLIIALFVQIGKEHLGLKAITEVLQDLQYKGKTKIIPCFNPNTLLPDPLLRDYWIYEGSLTTPPCSENVTWILYRYPLTISQLQIEEFRRLRSHLKGAELPEGNDGMLGDNFRPTQPLSDRTVRAAFQ from the exons ATGGCAGACAGCATGACTGAGGAGTCTGACTACTACCCTGGGAAGGATGATCTGGACTGGGGATATCAGGAAG GTGTAGAGTGGGGTTTGCTGTTCCCTGATGCGAATGGGGAGTACCAGTCCCCGATCAACCTGAACTCCCGGGAGGCCCGTTATGACCCCTCTCTCCTGGACGTGGGGCTCACGCCCAATTATGTGGTGTGTCGGGACTGTGAGGTCATCAACGATGGACACACCGCACGCATCATTCTGAGGTCCAAATCAG TGGTAACTGGTGGCCCATTGCCAAGTGACCACGAGTATGAGCTGCATGAGGTGCGCTTCCATTGGGGCAAGGAGAACCAGCGGGGGTCAGAACACACCGTCAACTTTAAGGCCTTCCCCATGGAG CTCCATCTGATCCACTGGAACACAACGCTGTTCAACAGTGTGGAAGAAGCCCTGGCGAAGAAGAACGGAGTTCTCATCATCGCTCTGTTTGTGCAG ATAGGGAAGGAGCATCTGGGGTTGAAGGCCATAACAGAAGTGCTGCAGGACCTACAATACAAG GGGAAGACCAAAATAATACCGTGCTTCAATCCCAACACACTACTTCCTG ACCCCCTCCTGAGAGACTACTGGATATATGAGGGCTCCCTGACCACACCTCCATGTAGTGAGAACGTCACCTGGATCCTGTACCGCTACCCACTCACTATCTCACAGTTACAA atTGAGGAGTTCAGGAGGCTGAGGTCCCATCTAAAAGGTGCTGAGCTTCCTGAGGGAAACGATGGGATGTTGGGAGACAACTTCCGCCCCACTCAGCCCCTTAGTGACAGGACGGTCCGGGCTGCCTTCCAGTGA